DNA sequence from the Dehalococcoidales bacterium genome:
CCAAGGAAGGCTCGTATCCCTGGCCATGCGCGCCACTTCAACTACCGCTGGCCACACGGGAGTTCATCTACCCCTATTACAGACTATCAACCGTGAAGTCATCCTCTGGCATCAGGATTCCAGGCGTCCGGCTGTCGGAACAACTCATTTCGGCACTCACTGACCATGAGGGTCCATGAACTGACTCTCATTACCAGCGACCCTCGAGGTCCCATTTGACTGTTTCGTGCAACCGATGTCACAAAAGCCTATGTTGTTACCCTCGGAGGATAAAAGAAGAGGCTGGGCATCCCGATGCAGGGAAAACCCAGCCCTTTCTATTCTAATGGCTATGCCAGCGAAGACCTAGCTCTTACCGATCCTGAACATCTTCGTACCACAGGTTGGACATACGCCCTGGGTTGCAGGTTTTCCGTTCTTCATGGTTACGGCCTTGGCGTCCTTCATCTCTCTCTTGGCACGGCACTTCACACAATAGGCTTCCATACTATTCACTCCTCTCTTTTCACCGAGACTACGACATTCACTTCTTCATGCCAAGGCAGCGTTGAGTTGTACAGAGTTAGGATTGAGATTGAGACCATGCCACGAATAGAGCAGCCTGTGGTTCGTATACAAAAAAGGGTCTGGGGGACATTGTCCCCCAGACCCTCTCCAGTGTAGTCCTTGGTAGGCCAGACTAGAAGCTAAACAACGCCGGTTGTTCGGTCTCTCTCCTGGCTGCCTCTTCTTCCTTCCTTTCCCGCCTCTCGGTTCGTTCCCCGTCCTGTCTGGCTAGTGTTCTCTTGCGGTAGAGCCATTCCTTGAGCCGGTTGAGTTCTCTGGTCTGGTCGGTGGTTAATGACTCCACCTTGATGTCCTCAGGCATCTCCCCCTTATTCCATCTACCATGTGCCCTGCCGGCAACGTA
Encoded proteins:
- a CDS encoding DUF5679 domain-containing protein, coding for MEAYCVKCRAKREMKDAKAVTMKNGKPATQGVCPTCGTKMFRIGKS